The Pyrus communis chromosome 9, drPyrComm1.1, whole genome shotgun sequence genome has a segment encoding these proteins:
- the LOC137744620 gene encoding F-box protein At4g09920-like → MGCLHLPDLVKHNIIQILPTKAAVRMSFLSKQWEGVWCSSSVLDFDEGDYEESIDCRDNQGDKHRKFINILIRYLRSCGNDKQKKLKLLKLRLHMKGYLFREDPSIVDKLLTCSLDRNVKELDISLRLDRLFQKDWHENENYYCLSRTTFLDATSITTLNLAYVRIRDIRNANSGRPIDHIRRLLPSLKTMSLNNVRFDRHALRSLICECPCIEYLSLTSCSFEDDQEDALSMFYISSYSLKFLEVKYCKAQDIQVDHTVDLESFTFVSSKFLPVERIMLTNSHNLKHINIHAHHLKNLRLIESHRSLEATINTPNLNSLYFIGYLTAKISLKAPNLWEATILLLDFWDIQFLTAFIGPWKHLPLLAGFLKEFGRSKNLDLIVADLKNVIFPTEFRNTCSSAILPGLNNSLVLKMSNYLETDSDTCDLEDSLTWIAPSARNISVEKIIGTLLFEF, encoded by the coding sequence ATGGGATGCCTTCACTTGCCTGACCTCGTTAAGCACAATATCATCCAAATTCTTCCCACCAAAGCTGCCGTCCGTATGAGTTTTCTTTCCAAGCAATGGGAAGGTGTGTGGTGTTCGAGCTCCGTCTTGGATTTCGACGAGGGTGACTATGAGGAAAGCATTGATTGTCGAGACAACCAAGGTGATAAACATAGGAAGTTCATCAACATCTTGATAAGATATTTGAGATCTTGTGGGAATGATAAGCAAAAGAAGCTGAAGTTACTTAAACTGAGGCTTCATATGAAGGGTTACTTGTTTAGAGAGGACCCTAGCATCGTTGATAAGTTATTAACTTGTTCGTTAGATAGAAACGTCAAAGAGTTAGATATAAGCCTCCGGCTTGATAGATTATTTCAGAAGGATTGGCATGAGAATGAAAACTACTACTGCTTATCTAGAACCACCTTTCTTGATGCAACATCTATAACTACTCTCAATTTGGCGTATGTGAGAATAAGGGACATACGCAATGCCAACAGTGGACGTCCTATAGATCATATAAGACGGCTTCTTCCCTCCTTGAAAACAATGTCCCTCAACAATGTTCGCTTTGATAGGCACGCCCTCCGTTCCTTAATTTGTGAGTGCCCTTGTATTGAATACTTGTCATTAACTTCATGTTCTTTTGAAGATGATCAAGAAGACGCACTCTCCATGTTTTATATTTCAAGTTACAGTCTCAAGTTCTTGGAAGTCAAGTATTGCAAGGCTCAAGATATTCAAGTTGACCACACGGTAGATCTTGAATCTTTTACGTTTGTTTCATCAAAGTTTCTTCCCGTTGAGAGGATAATGTTGACCAATTCCCATAACTTGAAACATATCAACATTCATGCTCATCACCTGAAAAACTTACGCTTAATTGAATCTCATCGTAGTTTGGAGGCCACCATCAATACTCCTAATCTGAATTCTTTATATTTCATTGGTTACTTAACCGCCAAGATTTCTTTGAAAGCCCCAAATTTATGGGAGGCCACCATCTTACTGTTGGACTTCTGGGACATACAATTTCTGACTGCCTTCATCGGGCCATGGAAACATTTACCCCTACTCGCAGGTTTTCTTAAAGAATTTGGTCGCTCCAAGAATCTGGACCTCATTGTTGCTGATTTGAAGAACGTCATCTTTCCAACAGAATTCAGAAATACCTGCTCTTCAGCAATATTGCCTGGTCTCAACAACAGTCTTGTGCTCAAGATGTCAAATTATCTTGAAACGGATTCAGATACTTGTGATTTGGAGGACTCTTTGACTTGGATAGCACCTTCTGCAAGGAATATTTCTGTTGAAAAAATCATTGGAACGctactttttgaattttga